A region from the Desmonostoc muscorum LEGE 12446 genome encodes:
- a CDS encoding RpoD/SigA family RNA polymerase sigma factor, protein MPSPTTDLVRSYLKEIGRYPLLTPEQEITNARALQQMMAIEEQRSNLALQLNREPTARELATLLGQTEAEVQSIVQQGQKAKQKMVTANLRLVVSVAKKYQNHNLDFLDLLQEGALGLQRGIEKFDPNKGYKLSTYTYWWITQSITRAIADKSRTIRLPIHINEKLNKIRRIQQQLSQSLGRPPVVAEIAESLNLLPSQIRDYLQVSKSPVSLEMRVGDEGESELVDILPMDSISLDEQITLELLHQDLSELLALLKPRQREVLTLRFGLSDNQELTLSQVAKRLNQSPETIRKTEHQGLKILRSHQNKIKDYLLN, encoded by the coding sequence ATGCCCAGCCCAACTACGGACTTAGTTCGTTCCTACCTCAAAGAAATCGGACGCTACCCTCTGCTAACTCCTGAGCAAGAAATTACAAATGCAAGGGCGTTGCAGCAAATGATGGCGATTGAAGAACAGCGATCAAACCTCGCACTTCAACTAAACCGAGAACCAACTGCAAGAGAATTAGCTACCTTGCTTGGGCAAACCGAAGCTGAAGTACAGTCAATCGTTCAACAAGGTCAAAAAGCTAAACAGAAAATGGTGACAGCTAACCTACGGTTGGTGGTTTCTGTTGCCAAAAAATACCAGAACCACAATTTAGATTTTCTCGACTTGCTCCAAGAAGGGGCACTGGGACTGCAACGAGGAATCGAAAAGTTTGACCCTAACAAAGGCTACAAACTATCAACCTATACTTATTGGTGGATTACCCAGTCAATAACACGTGCTATAGCAGATAAGTCTCGCACTATTCGTTTACCAATTCATATCAACGAAAAGTTAAACAAAATCAGGAGAATACAGCAGCAACTGTCTCAGTCTTTGGGTCGTCCTCCAGTTGTAGCAGAAATTGCCGAATCGTTGAATCTATTGCCAAGCCAAATAAGAGATTACCTTCAGGTTTCCAAGTCTCCAGTTTCATTAGAAATGCGAGTGGGAGATGAGGGTGAAAGTGAACTAGTCGATATTTTGCCGATGGATAGCATTTCCCTAGATGAGCAAATTACTCTTGAGCTTTTACACCAGGACTTGAGCGAGTTGCTGGCATTGCTTAAGCCAAGGCAACGAGAAGTATTGACTCTACGTTTTGGATTGTCAGATAATCAGGAATTGACTTTGAGTCAAGTTGCAAAGCGCCTAAATCAAAGCCCGGAGACAATTCGTAAAACTGAACATCAAGGTTTAAAAATTTTGCGCTCTCATCAAAACAAGATTAAAGACTATCTTCTTAATTAA
- a CDS encoding strawberry notch family protein gives MVQQLFTQGFLFDFQTILDYGQSILSVAQELLKPLLENRPLNTKTVQAQMNRHFHGTAAEGTWQWKDAYEAVEVAQILYLRQKGYKLLLEPPLTVLLELEKLVALCPTQTRRSEESVQLQQFSTPLPLAYLVAKAGFIQATDLVLEPSAGTGLLAQMAKLQGASLMLNELAPDRSKILRRLFPGTPLFSVNAEQINDYLVGKTQPSVVLMNPPFCASPKINSRNPDATKSHINSALQRLADGGRLVTITANWFSPNNPTWRETFVRWHSEARVLMSIGVNGKVYSKHGTQIDTRITVIDKVPADNHRQIPCISETLDLPELLALIEQLPQRSPWERSDVKAATAKAIVVQLPKRTTVAQPETVSSLPDDIVVLEYEVIEWTASEGLKDTLYETYRPQRIRIKDALPHPSLLCESAALALVSPPAPTYKPHLPGNIITQGLLSEAQLESVIYAGQAHCEFLSGSYIVDDSWDNVTVAAQGEENAVKFRRGWFLGDSTGSGKGRQVAGIILDNWCQERRKAIWVSKSSALIEDARRDWCALGGSEKDIIDLGNIKLGDPIPFTQSILFCTYSTLRSQKNGKSRLKQIVEWAGKDFEGAIAYDECHAMGNAMAQEGKLGMVAASQQGIVGLRLQNALPQARVVYVSATGATKVSNLSYANRLGLWQTGDFPFTSREDFVESIEGGGIAAMEVVARDLKALGLYLARSLSFEGVEYQTLYIDLTPTQERSYNSYSDAFQVIHNNLEKALEACNISGVKTYNRAAKMSANSQFESHKQRFFNHLLTGMKCPTLIKAIEQDLAQGLAIVIQIVSTNEELLKRRLDEVTADEWKDLNLDLTPREYVMDYLMSAFPIHLHSIHSGEDGEERSEPVFDADGSPVISQEAVALRDALVDKLASLDPIPGALEQLLWHFGHKQIAEVTGRSKRVLKDESGRLFVDSRGSGANIAETAAFMQGDKQILIFSDAGGTGRSYHADLNAANRKRRSHYLLEAGWRADNAIQGLGRSHRTNQASAPVFRPVTTNVIGERRFISTIARRLDSLGALTRGQRQTGGNGIFEAKDNLESQYAEYALYELFKQIFQGRFYEVSLGKFEQMTGLSLTSHEGGMKIDLPPLRQFLNRLLALRIDMQNIIFERFELLLSQQIEAAIANGVYEMGVETLRAERFTVESQEAVYTHPATGSVTNYLKIERTQNNNIRTAEEMLEFATQYQGKLMINSKSGNAAVSIPTHSIYDADGGVVPRVLLIRPQKETRVPVQDLESSTWGQVSIDAFTAAWSTEVNELPKFTTDYLHLVTGILLPIWKILPQQNSRVFRLQTSDGQKILGRVVNASDIQTVREQLGLRNQLLSPEELVPLVLNERYTQQLPGGVTLRRSFVANEPRIELVNAISLAERLLAVGCFTEIINWQKRIFIPVSDKAPAILAAVIEILG, from the coding sequence ATGGTACAGCAACTTTTCACCCAAGGTTTTCTGTTCGACTTCCAAACAATATTAGATTATGGGCAATCAATATTAAGTGTCGCTCAAGAGCTTTTGAAACCACTACTTGAAAATCGCCCCCTGAACACGAAAACTGTTCAAGCCCAAATGAATCGCCACTTTCACGGTACTGCGGCAGAGGGTACATGGCAATGGAAAGATGCTTACGAAGCTGTGGAAGTGGCGCAAATATTATATCTGCGTCAAAAAGGTTACAAGCTTTTATTAGAACCGCCGCTAACAGTATTATTGGAATTGGAGAAGTTAGTAGCCCTCTGCCCGACGCAAACACGCCGTAGTGAAGAATCAGTACAGCTTCAGCAATTCTCGACCCCTCTGCCGCTTGCTTATCTGGTAGCGAAAGCAGGATTTATACAAGCTACTGATTTGGTGCTGGAGCCATCAGCCGGGACTGGTTTGTTAGCACAAATGGCTAAACTACAAGGCGCAAGTCTGATGCTCAACGAGCTTGCACCCGATAGAAGTAAGATTCTGCGGCGATTATTCCCTGGTACACCATTATTCTCAGTAAACGCGGAACAAATTAACGACTATCTGGTTGGCAAGACTCAGCCCTCAGTTGTGCTGATGAATCCACCTTTCTGTGCATCTCCCAAAATCAACAGTCGCAACCCCGACGCAACTAAGAGCCACATCAACTCGGCATTGCAAAGACTGGCTGACGGTGGACGGCTCGTAACAATTACTGCCAACTGGTTCTCACCTAATAATCCCACTTGGCGCGAGACTTTTGTTCGGTGGCACTCGGAAGCACGAGTTTTAATGTCGATCGGGGTTAACGGCAAGGTGTACTCAAAACATGGTACACAAATCGACACCAGAATCACAGTAATTGATAAAGTTCCGGCTGATAATCACAGGCAAATCCCCTGTATTTCTGAAACCTTGGACTTGCCCGAACTGCTGGCGTTGATTGAGCAATTACCACAGCGATCTCCGTGGGAACGCTCAGATGTCAAAGCTGCTACGGCGAAGGCAATTGTTGTTCAATTGCCAAAGCGTACTACAGTTGCACAACCAGAAACAGTTTCCTCTCTTCCAGACGACATAGTAGTGCTGGAGTATGAGGTTATCGAGTGGACGGCTAGTGAGGGTTTGAAAGACACCCTATACGAAACATATCGCCCACAACGAATCAGAATCAAGGACGCTTTACCTCACCCCTCGCTTCTTTGTGAAAGTGCAGCCCTAGCACTTGTCTCGCCACCAGCACCCACTTACAAACCGCATCTTCCTGGCAACATTATCACACAAGGCTTGTTGTCAGAGGCACAGCTTGAAAGCGTTATTTACGCAGGTCAGGCGCACTGTGAATTTTTGTCTGGGTCTTATATTGTGGATGATTCTTGGGATAATGTGACTGTTGCGGCTCAGGGCGAGGAAAATGCCGTCAAATTTCGTCGTGGCTGGTTCTTGGGCGATTCCACGGGTTCTGGTAAGGGGCGACAGGTAGCTGGCATTATCCTCGATAATTGGTGTCAGGAACGAAGAAAAGCAATCTGGGTATCAAAGAGTTCTGCACTGATTGAGGATGCAAGACGTGATTGGTGTGCGTTAGGCGGTAGCGAAAAGGACATTATTGATCTGGGCAACATCAAGCTAGGCGACCCAATCCCGTTTACCCAAAGCATCCTATTCTGCACCTACTCAACTCTACGATCCCAAAAGAACGGCAAAAGTCGGCTTAAGCAAATCGTTGAGTGGGCAGGCAAGGACTTTGAGGGAGCGATCGCCTATGACGAGTGCCACGCGATGGGTAACGCAATGGCTCAAGAGGGTAAACTCGGTATGGTTGCAGCATCCCAGCAAGGCATTGTTGGGCTGCGGTTGCAAAACGCATTACCGCAGGCACGGGTTGTCTACGTATCAGCGACTGGAGCGACGAAGGTTTCTAACCTATCTTATGCAAATCGTCTGGGGCTTTGGCAGACTGGAGATTTTCCGTTTACCTCCCGTGAGGATTTTGTGGAATCCATTGAGGGCGGTGGTATCGCTGCGATGGAAGTGGTCGCCAGGGATCTCAAGGCTTTGGGACTGTATCTGGCGCGGAGCCTTTCATTCGAGGGAGTTGAGTATCAAACTCTCTACATTGATTTAACGCCCACGCAGGAACGGAGTTATAACAGCTACTCCGATGCTTTTCAGGTTATTCATAATAATTTAGAAAAAGCGTTAGAAGCTTGTAATATCTCTGGCGTAAAAACGTACAATCGTGCTGCTAAGATGTCTGCCAACTCGCAGTTTGAGTCACACAAGCAAAGATTCTTCAATCATCTGCTGACAGGGATGAAATGCCCTACCCTGATCAAAGCGATTGAGCAGGATCTAGCCCAAGGTCTTGCAATTGTCATTCAAATAGTTTCGACTAATGAAGAACTTTTGAAACGACGACTTGATGAAGTTACGGCTGACGAATGGAAGGATCTCAATCTTGACTTGACCCCACGGGAATACGTTATGGATTACCTGATGAGTGCTTTCCCCATTCATCTGCATTCCATTCATTCTGGCGAGGATGGAGAAGAAAGATCCGAGCCAGTCTTTGACGCTGATGGCTCTCCAGTTATTTCCCAAGAAGCTGTAGCCTTGAGAGATGCGTTAGTCGATAAGTTAGCAAGCCTTGATCCCATCCCCGGCGCATTAGAACAATTGCTGTGGCACTTCGGTCACAAACAAATTGCCGAAGTAACTGGTCGCAGCAAGCGAGTTCTGAAAGATGAATCTGGACGTTTGTTCGTTGATTCACGGGGTAGTGGGGCAAATATTGCTGAGACTGCTGCGTTTATGCAGGGTGACAAGCAAATCCTCATTTTCAGTGATGCCGGCGGCACAGGCAGGAGTTATCATGCTGATCTAAATGCTGCGAATCGTAAACGGCGATCGCACTATCTGCTTGAAGCCGGCTGGAGGGCAGACAATGCAATTCAAGGTTTAGGGCGATCGCACAGAACCAACCAAGCATCAGCACCCGTGTTCCGACCTGTTACCACTAACGTCATCGGTGAACGCCGCTTTATCTCAACCATTGCCCGAAGGCTCGATAGCTTGGGCGCTCTTACTCGTGGTCAACGGCAGACGGGTGGCAATGGGATATTTGAGGCTAAGGATAACCTTGAATCTCAGTATGCAGAGTATGCCTTGTACGAACTGTTCAAGCAAATATTTCAAGGTCGATTTTACGAAGTGTCTTTGGGGAAATTCGAGCAAATGACGGGTTTATCGCTGACTTCCCACGAAGGCGGGATGAAGATCGACTTGCCCCCATTGCGGCAATTCCTTAATCGCCTGCTGGCTTTACGCATCGATATGCAAAACATCATTTTCGAGCGTTTTGAGTTGTTGCTAAGTCAACAGATTGAAGCAGCGATCGCAAATGGTGTCTATGAGATGGGTGTGGAAACTTTACGGGCTGAACGCTTTACTGTTGAGAGCCAGGAAGCTGTGTACACCCACCCTGCCACAGGTAGCGTAACGAACTATCTCAAGATAGAACGCACTCAGAACAATAACATCAGAACTGCTGAAGAGATGCTTGAGTTCGCCACTCAATATCAAGGAAAGCTCATGATCAACTCCAAGTCTGGTAATGCTGCTGTGTCAATTCCGACGCATAGCATCTACGACGCTGATGGTGGAGTTGTCCCAAGAGTTTTGCTGATTCGTCCACAGAAAGAAACTCGCGTACCAGTCCAAGACTTGGAATCTTCCACATGGGGCCAAGTTTCTATTGATGCGTTTACTGCTGCTTGGTCTACTGAAGTAAACGAATTACCCAAGTTCACTACCGATTACCTGCATTTGGTAACTGGTATTTTGTTGCCCATCTGGAAAATCCTACCACAGCAAAATAGTCGAGTCTTCCGGTTGCAAACCAGCGATGGACAAAAGATTCTCGGTCGGGTGGTGAATGCTTCCGACATCCAAACTGTGCGCGAACAACTTGGACTCAGGAACCAGCTGCTTTCTCCAGAAGAACTGGTTCCGCTGGTACTCAACGAGAGATATACACAGCAGTTGCCAGGTGGTGTAACCTTGCGACGTTCTTTCGTTGCTAATGAACCTCGCATAGAACTGGTTAATGCTATCTCACTGGCAGAGCGACTCTTAGCTGTAGGTTGCTTCACCGAGATCATCAACTGGCAAAAGCGGATATTCATTCCAGTTTCAGACAAAGCACCAGCTATTCTAGCGGCTGTGATTGAAATCTTGGGATAA
- a CDS encoding RpoD/SigA family RNA polymerase sigma factor, producing MSSLSSDMVRIYLQEIGQYPLLKPEEEIAYARLVREMIVIEQSKNELTQQLDREPTLTQLANAVEKTEAQVRAALHLGQKAKQKMVTANLRLVVSVAKKYQNRNLEFLDLIQEGAIGLQRGIEKFDPNRGYRLSTYAYWWISQAITRAIAEQSRTIRLPVHLTEILNKIKKVQRESFQKLGRHGTAEEIAASLDISPDKLREYLSASRTAISLNKKVGDEQETELGEILTDVGVSPEKLLTQELLSQDVAKLLEPLTPIQRQVLTLSFGLENDQHFNLAQIGQQLNLSRERIRQIQVKAISILRHRQNDMQEYLFE from the coding sequence ATGTCCAGCCTCAGTTCAGACATGGTTCGCATCTATTTGCAAGAAATTGGTCAGTATCCTTTATTAAAGCCAGAGGAAGAAATCGCTTATGCAAGACTTGTACGAGAAATGATTGTCATTGAGCAATCTAAAAATGAACTCACTCAACAGCTAGACCGCGAACCAACTTTGACTCAATTAGCCAACGCTGTTGAAAAAACCGAAGCACAAGTCCGAGCAGCACTACACCTTGGTCAAAAGGCTAAACAAAAAATGGTGACAGCTAACTTGCGACTGGTAGTATCTGTTGCCAAGAAATACCAGAACCGCAATTTGGAATTTTTAGATTTGATCCAAGAAGGAGCAATTGGTTTACAACGGGGTATAGAAAAGTTTGATCCCAATCGGGGTTATAGACTCTCAACTTACGCCTACTGGTGGATTAGTCAAGCTATAACAAGAGCAATTGCAGAACAATCCCGCACTATTAGATTGCCTGTTCATCTCACTGAAATACTTAATAAAATTAAAAAAGTGCAGCGAGAAAGCTTTCAAAAACTCGGTCGTCATGGCACTGCTGAAGAAATAGCTGCATCATTAGACATCAGCCCCGATAAGCTTCGAGAATATCTCAGTGCTTCTCGTACAGCCATTTCTTTAAATAAGAAAGTCGGAGATGAGCAAGAAACAGAATTGGGCGAAATTTTAACAGACGTTGGTGTTTCACCAGAAAAACTCCTTACCCAAGAACTTCTATCGCAAGACGTAGCTAAATTATTAGAACCACTGACACCAATTCAACGTCAAGTGTTGACTTTAAGCTTTGGTCTGGAGAACGATCAGCATTTTAATCTCGCTCAGATTGGCCAACAGCTAAACCTCAGTCGAGAGCGCATTCGTCAAATCCAGGTCAAAGCTATAAGTATTCTCCGCCATCGACAAAACGACATGCAAGAGTATTTATTTGAATGA
- a CDS encoding IS5 family transposase, whose translation MAYSSNLTDAEWEIFEPLLQEILPTKKQTRPTNWPKRDIFNGILYQLKNGCNWQDLPKDLPPYSTVYWHYKQWRAAGVFEELMSVLHGQVREQVKKKPHWTTLIIIDSQAVKNTCNASVESKGFCFYKATNGIKRHLAIDTLGFPFFTLCTRANVSDDAGLIEMFTLNIDYFKSKPIDIPKITILLDHGYHPEYLTQELERIYPEIMTKIQFQLSTKPSKQEKAAQGKSGFVPAIARWVIERSNAWMERCKILVKNFERTLVSATAKLNICFIRLMIKRLAAPS comes from the coding sequence ATGGCGTATTCCAGCAACCTCACTGATGCAGAATGGGAAATTTTTGAACCCTTATTGCAAGAGATATTACCGACTAAGAAGCAGACTCGACCGACCAACTGGCCAAAGCGAGATATCTTCAATGGAATTCTCTATCAACTAAAAAATGGATGCAATTGGCAAGACTTACCTAAAGACCTCCCCCCTTATTCCACTGTATATTGGCACTACAAACAGTGGCGAGCAGCCGGGGTATTTGAGGAACTGATGAGTGTCTTACATGGACAAGTGCGTGAACAGGTAAAAAAAAAACCGCACTGGACGACATTGATCATCATTGACTCCCAAGCAGTGAAAAATACCTGCAACGCCAGTGTGGAGTCGAAAGGTTTTTGCTTCTACAAAGCCACCAACGGTATTAAAAGGCATTTGGCTATTGACACCCTTGGGTTTCCCTTTTTTACGCTCTGTACTCGCGCCAATGTCTCGGATGATGCCGGATTAATTGAGATGTTTACTCTCAACATCGACTACTTCAAGTCAAAACCTATCGATATTCCCAAGATTACTATCCTGCTAGATCATGGGTATCACCCAGAATATTTGACTCAGGAGTTAGAGCGAATTTACCCAGAGATCATGACCAAAATTCAGTTTCAACTTTCTACGAAACCCTCAAAACAAGAGAAAGCGGCACAAGGAAAATCTGGATTTGTTCCGGCAATAGCTAGATGGGTGATCGAACGCTCCAATGCTTGGATGGAGCGCTGTAAAATTCTGGTTAAGAACTTTGAACGAACCCTGGTTAGTGCCACTGCCAAACTCAATATCTGCTTCATCAGGCTAATGATTAAGAGGCTTGCAGCACCTTCTTAG
- a CDS encoding ParA family protein, which translates to MSKVIAVFNQSGGVSKTTLTMNLGYHLAQSQQSVLLVDMDPQASLTTFMGLEPSELDKTVYEAILLEEPLPIHQNIHGMDMAPANINLSGAELELVVADMRDIRLKEALEPVIAQYQFILIDCPPSLGILSYISLVAATHVLIPIQTEYKALKGTELLLTTIARVRSRANRKLQIAGVVPTMYDNRTGQGSQSLQSITNSLSKIGTIYPAIPRSVAFADAAQEHIPLALYNSKHPSVTILKQIAHSLETLP; encoded by the coding sequence ATGAGCAAAGTCATTGCAGTTTTTAATCAGTCGGGTGGTGTCAGCAAAACTACTCTGACAATGAATTTAGGCTACCATTTGGCTCAAAGTCAGCAAAGCGTTTTATTAGTGGATATGGACCCCCAGGCTTCACTAACTACTTTTATGGGATTAGAGCCATCTGAACTAGATAAGACAGTTTATGAAGCTATTCTCTTAGAAGAACCATTACCAATTCATCAGAATATACATGGTATGGATATGGCCCCCGCGAACATTAACTTAAGTGGCGCAGAATTAGAACTTGTTGTCGCAGATATGCGAGATATTCGACTAAAGGAGGCTCTTGAACCAGTTATCGCACAATACCAATTCATTTTAATTGATTGTCCACCAAGTCTCGGTATTCTTAGCTATATTAGCTTGGTGGCAGCCACACACGTACTCATTCCTATTCAAACTGAATATAAAGCTTTAAAAGGAACAGAACTATTGTTAACAACGATTGCGCGTGTCCGTTCTCGGGCAAATCGAAAATTACAGATTGCTGGAGTAGTTCCAACCATGTACGATAACCGAACTGGACAAGGCTCCCAAAGCTTACAGTCAATTACTAATTCTCTATCTAAGATTGGTACCATTTATCCAGCTATTCCTCGATCCGTAGCTTTTGCTGATGCAGCCCAAGAGCATATACCGTTAGCACTTTACAATTCTAAGCATCCATCTGTCACTATTCTCAAACAGATTGCTCACAGTTTGGAGACGTTGCCATGA